In one window of Chryseobacterium sp. JV274 DNA:
- a CDS encoding outer membrane beta-barrel protein → MNNEWLNNLRSRMDDHEEDVPEGLWDDIKDELFSGEENNSIPGFIPEIHEGGKNKKEKGTGAGKKTLFYRLGGIAAAIALLFLLTKLLPQNDTGKTLSQKPADVKKEKEKNSLKPLETEHLSNGEVKSGTVPFLAEKISKAGGPEKKSGQKYFNTEEKNEVGNIQDIHEIIKLPAVMEPFHQESKIAQKVSHTDDTVKEPAIEKTPDEVLFKQEELKEVYAENTKHTTKRSRDKKSWMLSMLTGNVASNSAEQQFPGYASITGKAMNVEQVWSTSEYHDDPLTAIFLANQSQPVEARIRHKVPVTFGLSLYYNLGKRWGIGTGLNYTKLSSELHSGTENNYIKGDQTVHYIGIPVQVNYNIIQKGKFTGYVTGGALVEKPIAGNITTTYVVNDEIKESSKERVAPKPFQFSVNTAVGFQLKVIDKVGIYAEPGIGYHFKEENAPNTIYKEKPFHFNMKFGIRVLLD, encoded by the coding sequence ATGAATAATGAATGGCTAAATAACCTGCGAAGCAGAATGGATGACCATGAAGAGGACGTTCCGGAAGGATTGTGGGATGACATCAAAGATGAACTATTTTCCGGGGAAGAAAACAACAGTATTCCCGGGTTTATCCCAGAAATTCATGAAGGAGGAAAAAACAAGAAAGAGAAGGGAACCGGTGCAGGAAAAAAAACGTTATTCTATCGTCTCGGAGGTATTGCAGCTGCCATTGCACTGCTCTTTTTACTGACGAAACTCCTGCCACAGAATGATACAGGTAAAACCCTGTCTCAGAAACCGGCAGATGTGAAAAAAGAAAAGGAAAAGAATTCTTTAAAACCTTTGGAAACTGAACATCTCTCAAACGGTGAAGTGAAATCCGGAACAGTACCTTTTTTAGCTGAAAAAATATCAAAAGCAGGTGGTCCGGAGAAAAAGTCAGGACAGAAATATTTTAATACTGAAGAAAAAAATGAAGTAGGGAATATTCAGGATATTCATGAAATCATCAAACTTCCAGCTGTAATGGAGCCTTTTCATCAGGAGAGCAAGATCGCTCAGAAAGTATCTCATACCGATGATACAGTAAAAGAACCGGCCATAGAGAAGACCCCTGATGAGGTTCTTTTCAAACAGGAAGAATTAAAAGAAGTGTATGCAGAGAATACAAAACATACCACCAAAAGATCCCGTGACAAAAAGTCGTGGATGCTGAGTATGCTTACAGGAAATGTTGCTTCCAACTCTGCAGAACAGCAGTTTCCGGGATATGCTTCCATCACTGGAAAAGCAATGAATGTTGAGCAGGTCTGGAGTACTTCTGAATATCATGATGATCCTCTGACAGCAATCTTTCTGGCAAATCAAAGTCAGCCGGTTGAAGCAAGAATCAGACATAAGGTGCCTGTTACATTTGGATTGTCTCTTTACTACAATTTAGGAAAAAGATGGGGAATAGGAACAGGACTGAATTATACGAAACTTTCTTCTGAATTGCATTCAGGAACTGAGAATAATTATATTAAAGGAGATCAGACGGTTCATTATATAGGAATTCCGGTGCAGGTCAATTATAATATCATTCAGAAAGGGAAATTTACAGGATATGTTACAGGCGGAGCACTTGTTGAAAAACCTATAGCAGGAAATATCACAACAACTTATGTGGTGAATGATGAAATAAAGGAATCCTCAAAAGAGCGTGTGGCACCAAAACCTTTTCAGTTTTCGGTTAACACTGCGGTAGGATTTCAGCTGAAGGTCATAGACAAAGTCGGAATTTATGCTGAACCGGGAATAGGATATCATTTCAAGGAAGAAAATGCTCCTAATACCATTTATAAAGAGAAACCATTTCATTTTAACATGAAATTCGGGATCAGAGTGCTGCTGGATTAA
- a CDS encoding YifB family Mg chelatase-like AAA ATPase: MLIKIYGSAIHGVAAQTITIEVNVDTGGVGYHLVGLPDNAIKESSYRISAALKNVGYKIPGKKITINMAPADLRKEGSAYDLSIAIGILAASDQILAEEIEHYVIMGELSLDGSLQPIKGVLPIAIQAREEGFQGIILPKQNAREASIVNDLDVYGVENIREVIDFFNEGKPLEKMILDTRKEFHERINDFPFDFSEVKGQETAKRAMEVAAAGGHNIILIGPPGSGKTMLAKRIPSILPPLTLKEALETTKIHSVAGKIGTEASLMTVRPFRSPHHTISDVALVGGGSYPQPGEISLAHNGVLFLDEMPEFKRTVLEVMRQPLEDREVTISRARFTVNYPASFMLVASMNPSPSGFFPDDPNNTSSAYEMQRYMNKLSGPLLDRIDIHIEVQKVEFEQLSEKRKGEMSKNIRERVLKARDIQNKRYQSLNISSNAQIGPKEIEAFCELDETSFGLIKLAMEKLNLSARAYDRILKVARTVADLEGSENILSHHISEAIQYRSLDREFWNG, translated from the coding sequence ATGCTGATCAAAATTTATGGAAGTGCCATTCATGGAGTGGCTGCACAGACAATAACAATTGAAGTGAATGTAGATACCGGTGGAGTAGGATACCATCTGGTGGGTCTTCCTGATAATGCGATTAAAGAAAGCAGCTATAGAATCTCTGCCGCACTGAAAAATGTAGGATATAAAATTCCCGGAAAGAAAATCACAATCAATATGGCTCCGGCGGATCTCAGAAAAGAAGGTTCTGCCTATGATCTGAGTATTGCCATTGGTATTTTAGCGGCTTCAGATCAGATTTTGGCTGAGGAAATTGAACATTATGTTATTATGGGCGAGCTTTCTCTCGACGGAAGCCTGCAGCCCATCAAAGGTGTTTTGCCCATCGCTATTCAGGCAAGAGAAGAAGGCTTTCAAGGAATTATTCTCCCCAAACAAAATGCCAGAGAAGCCTCCATTGTCAATGATCTTGACGTATATGGGGTAGAAAATATCAGAGAAGTTATTGATTTTTTTAATGAAGGAAAACCGCTTGAAAAAATGATATTGGACACCAGAAAAGAGTTTCATGAGAGAATCAACGATTTTCCTTTTGATTTCTCCGAAGTTAAAGGTCAGGAAACAGCTAAAAGAGCGATGGAAGTCGCAGCTGCAGGCGGACATAATATCATTTTGATCGGTCCGCCAGGAAGCGGAAAGACCATGCTGGCTAAAAGGATTCCCAGTATTTTACCTCCATTGACCCTGAAAGAAGCTTTAGAAACAACAAAAATTCATTCCGTAGCCGGAAAAATAGGAACTGAAGCATCATTGATGACCGTTCGTCCCTTCAGATCTCCGCATCATACTATTTCTGATGTTGCTTTGGTAGGAGGTGGAAGTTATCCGCAGCCCGGAGAGATTTCCCTGGCTCATAACGGAGTGTTATTTCTGGATGAAATGCCAGAATTTAAGAGAACCGTGCTGGAAGTGATGAGACAGCCTTTGGAAGATCGTGAAGTAACAATTTCAAGAGCACGGTTTACAGTAAACTATCCGGCAAGCTTCATGTTGGTAGCCTCTATGAATCCCAGCCCAAGCGGCTTCTTCCCCGATGATCCTAACAATACCTCATCTGCTTATGAAATGCAGCGCTATATGAATAAACTTTCAGGGCCGCTTCTGGATAGGATTGATATTCATATTGAAGTTCAGAAGGTGGAGTTTGAACAGCTTTCCGAAAAAAGAAAAGGAGAAATGAGCAAAAACATCCGGGAACGTGTCCTGAAAGCAAGAGATATTCAGAATAAAAGATATCAAAGCCTCAATATCAGCAGTAATGCTCAAATAGGGCCTAAGGAAATTGAAGCCTTTTGTGAGTTGGATGAAACTTCTTTCGGTCTCATCAAGTTGGCAATGGAGAAACTAAATCTTTCGGCAAGAGCATATGACAGAATACTGAAAGTCGCCAGAACAGTTGCTGACCTTGAGGGATCTGAGAATATCCTGTCTCATCATATTTCTGAAGCGATACAGTACAGAAGCCTGGATCGTGAATTTTGGAATGGTTAG
- a CDS encoding RNA polymerase sigma factor, with protein sequence MEESKEQILVKHLLKKEEAAWKELFGAYSGNLAYVCSRYVAEKEDVHDILQNSFIKMFRSIESFEYRGSGSLKAWMTRIAVNESLKHIKQKGDFNSAVEVDDLPDIPNEEEPDFEEVPRDDIMMMIRALPEGYRTVFNLFVFEKKSHKEIAGLLGIAENSSASQFHRAKGLLVQKIKEFKMSKKAQYE encoded by the coding sequence ATGGAAGAAAGTAAAGAACAGATTTTGGTAAAGCACCTTCTGAAGAAGGAGGAAGCTGCCTGGAAAGAGCTTTTTGGAGCTTATTCCGGAAATCTGGCTTATGTCTGCTCCCGTTATGTAGCTGAAAAAGAAGATGTTCATGATATACTTCAGAACAGTTTTATCAAAATGTTCCGTTCGATAGAATCTTTTGAATACAGAGGAAGTGGGTCTTTGAAAGCCTGGATGACCCGTATTGCTGTCAATGAATCTTTGAAACATATCAAACAGAAAGGAGATTTTAATTCTGCGGTGGAAGTGGATGATCTTCCGGATATTCCTAATGAAGAAGAACCGGACTTTGAAGAGGTTCCGCGTGATGATATTATGATGATGATAAGAGCGCTTCCTGAAGGGTATAGAACTGTTTTTAACCTGTTTGTATTTGAGAAAAAAAGCCATAAGGAGATTGCCGGACTGCTGGGAATTGCAGAAAATTCTTCTGCATCTCAGTTTCACCGTGCAAAAGGACTGCTTGTTCAGAAAATAAAAGAATTTAAAATGTCAAAAAAAGCACAATATGAATAA
- a CDS encoding non-ribosomal peptide synthetase — protein sequence MSNTIPSLETLSIGTAVLLSPEDREKLLNGFNKTGWDYHHEETLESLFRKQALLHPDKTAVVYQDQEITYRDLDEKSNQIANLLLSHGIKEGKYVPVWLDRSLEWIVAVLGVIKTGAAYVPIDPAYPAKRVEFILSDTAADIIITNQNLENLLSETERTKVFDLSSMENLNHLPSEYPEIIIHQNSLAYTIYTSGSTGKPKGVMVSHQAIQHLVTWHNHHFHVDHSSKLTLVAGLAFDISVWETWSALTSGATLFIADNEDRTDTHALVDYYRRNQITHGFVPSVLAPGVVNYSRNYNDLKLKYLFTGGEKLKPVLTTELSYELIDYYGPTECTVFATFKKVKDINGKYISSIGKPIANAKAYILGENRELLPVGAVGELCIGGNILADGYLNNKELTDSKFIPNPFNEKEKLYHTGDLAKWKPDGNIEFLGRIDNQVKIRGFRVELGEIERTLVQQKDIREAVVISKDTEGSTKYLIAFIVLKPDAAKDVSSVRNTLKEELPGYMIPAQIIFIDKIPLTANGKTDAQALKDLADKEAKELISFEPPTNETERIVVDIWSSALERPVINITDNFFDIGGNSLLVATVAVALQRKLDIKVYLRDIYQFPVLQELSEVLIARSKATREAVPMEDVEPYVELQKDVYLAPGTVFAGGFDPKQVENPTTIFLTGVTGFVGIHLLQELLDTTNADIYCLVRAQDQFHAMEKIERCFKQYKIPQKEEQKSRIIPVIGDLALPALGLSEEIFSKLAKQTDLIYHSGSSVNFIEPYSYMKAPNVEGLREIIKLAGAERTKCLALLSTISVYSWGHVFTGKTVMLESDDIEQNLMSVSKDIGYVRSKWVMEAVADLAAKEGLPLITYRLGYAMCHSETGASASYQWWSGLVKNCIEFKSYPALTELREGLITVDYMTKSMAHITKNKEAIGKKFNLIARPETNLTLEGFFGLMKKYYPFTLKDLPYKEWRKQWEDDSKNRLYPLTSLFRDNMHEGLSTVELYQNTYVWDCSNVIQFLEGSDIQEPVFDKKILDSYLKYLGIPVE from the coding sequence ATGTCAAACACAATTCCCTCATTAGAAACCTTATCAATAGGTACAGCTGTATTACTGTCGCCTGAAGACAGAGAAAAATTGTTAAACGGATTCAATAAAACCGGCTGGGACTATCATCATGAAGAAACATTAGAGTCTCTTTTCCGAAAACAGGCACTCCTTCATCCCGATAAAACAGCCGTTGTTTATCAGGATCAGGAGATCACGTATCGTGATTTAGATGAGAAAAGTAATCAGATTGCCAATCTGTTATTGAGCCATGGAATCAAAGAAGGTAAGTATGTTCCTGTCTGGCTGGACCGTTCTTTAGAATGGATTGTTGCTGTTCTTGGCGTGATCAAAACTGGAGCAGCATATGTTCCTATAGATCCTGCTTATCCTGCTAAAAGAGTAGAATTTATTCTTTCGGATACCGCCGCTGATATTATTATAACCAATCAAAATCTTGAAAACCTTTTATCCGAAACTGAAAGAACAAAAGTATTTGATCTGAGCAGCATGGAGAATCTTAATCATCTACCTTCTGAGTATCCGGAAATTATAATTCACCAGAATAGTCTGGCATATACAATTTATACTTCAGGCTCTACCGGAAAACCGAAAGGGGTAATGGTAAGTCATCAGGCTATACAGCACCTGGTAACCTGGCACAATCATCATTTTCACGTGGATCACAGTTCAAAACTGACCCTCGTAGCAGGATTGGCATTTGATATATCTGTATGGGAAACCTGGTCTGCCCTTACTTCCGGTGCAACTCTTTTTATTGCAGATAATGAAGACAGAACAGACACTCATGCATTGGTAGATTACTATAGGAGAAATCAGATTACACACGGTTTTGTGCCTTCTGTTTTAGCGCCGGGTGTAGTTAATTACTCGCGGAATTATAATGATCTGAAGTTGAAATATCTCTTTACCGGAGGTGAAAAACTGAAGCCTGTACTTACTACAGAATTAAGCTACGAACTGATAGACTATTACGGACCTACGGAATGTACCGTATTTGCAACATTTAAAAAAGTGAAAGATATCAATGGAAAATATATCTCTTCAATAGGGAAACCCATTGCTAATGCAAAAGCCTATATTTTAGGTGAAAATAGAGAGTTATTACCTGTAGGAGCTGTGGGAGAACTGTGTATTGGAGGAAATATTTTAGCAGATGGATATCTTAATAATAAAGAGCTTACAGATTCCAAATTCATTCCCAACCCATTCAATGAAAAAGAAAAGCTTTATCATACCGGTGATCTTGCCAAATGGAAGCCGGATGGCAATATTGAATTTCTTGGAAGGATAGATAATCAGGTGAAGATTCGTGGATTCAGAGTTGAACTTGGAGAAATAGAACGCACGCTGGTTCAGCAGAAAGATATCAGAGAAGCCGTGGTCATTAGCAAAGATACGGAAGGAAGCACCAAATATCTGATTGCTTTTATTGTATTAAAGCCTGATGCAGCAAAAGATGTTTCGTCAGTCCGAAATACTTTGAAAGAAGAACTTCCGGGTTATATGATTCCTGCCCAGATTATTTTTATAGATAAAATTCCGTTGACGGCAAATGGAAAAACAGATGCTCAGGCTTTAAAAGATCTGGCAGATAAAGAAGCGAAAGAACTTATTTCATTTGAGCCGCCAACCAATGAGACAGAACGGATTGTTGTTGATATCTGGTCTTCAGCACTGGAAAGGCCTGTTATTAATATTACAGATAATTTCTTTGATATCGGTGGAAACTCTCTGTTAGTAGCAACAGTTGCTGTGGCATTGCAAAGAAAGCTGGATATAAAAGTGTATCTGCGGGATATTTATCAGTTTCCGGTGTTGCAGGAGCTGTCGGAAGTTCTTATAGCAAGATCCAAAGCAACAAGAGAGGCTGTTCCCATGGAAGATGTAGAACCTTATGTTGAATTGCAGAAAGATGTTTATCTCGCTCCCGGAACTGTTTTTGCGGGTGGATTTGATCCTAAGCAGGTGGAAAATCCAACGACCATATTTTTAACGGGAGTTACAGGATTTGTAGGAATTCATCTTTTGCAGGAGCTTCTGGATACTACAAATGCTGATATTTACTGCCTTGTAAGAGCTCAGGATCAATTTCATGCGATGGAAAAGATAGAGAGGTGTTTTAAACAATATAAAATTCCTCAGAAAGAAGAGCAGAAATCGAGAATTATTCCGGTCATCGGAGATCTGGCATTGCCGGCTTTGGGACTGTCAGAAGAAATATTCTCAAAACTGGCAAAACAGACCGATCTGATTTACCATTCCGGAAGTTCCGTAAACTTCATTGAGCCTTATTCTTACATGAAAGCTCCAAATGTAGAAGGATTAAGAGAGATCATCAAATTGGCCGGAGCAGAAAGGACCAAATGTCTTGCTTTGTTATCCACCATTTCGGTATACAGCTGGGGACATGTGTTTACAGGAAAAACAGTAATGCTGGAGTCTGATGATATTGAACAGAATTTAATGTCTGTAAGCAAAGACATCGGTTATGTGAGAAGCAAGTGGGTAATGGAGGCAGTAGCAGATCTGGCGGCAAAAGAAGGGCTTCCATTGATTACTTATCGTCTTGGATATGCAATGTGCCACAGTGAAACAGGAGCAAGCGCTTCCTATCAATGGTGGTCCGGATTGGTGAAAAACTGTATAGAATTCAAATCTTATCCTGCATTGACTGAACTTAGAGAAGGGCTTATCACAGTAGATTATATGACGAAATCTATGGCTCATATCACAAAAAATAAAGAGGCAATAGGTAAGAAATTCAACCTGATTGCCCGCCCGGAAACCAATCTTACGCTGGAAGGATTCTTCGGACTCATGAAAAAGTATTATCCTTTCACCCTGAAAGATCTTCCTTATAAAGAATGGCGAAAACAATGGGAAGATGACAGTAAAAATCGGTTATATCCACTGACAAGCCTTTTCAGGGACAATATGCATGAAGGTTTATCCACCGTAGAGCTTTATCAGAATACTTATGTATGGGATTGTTCCAATGTGATTCAGTTTCTGGAGGGTTCAGATATTCAGGAACCGGTATTTGATAAAAAAATACTGGATTCCTATTTAAAATATCTGGGAATTCCGGTTGAATAG
- a CDS encoding DUF4840 domain-containing protein, with product MKRLTVPRFFITVLMVLVGFTLSSCNDNDGPDIPPVKMEDLKGNYKGKLVIVQGNSKREGIKEFKVKKDTISFAEFPIEEIVKTVVKNPAKAETALKSMGKVKYDLKYAAVINTANNVIELTFAPKAMELQIPVDGVNKKTVVEFVAKQKGYYVGLDQTLRYAVTAEKITVDGTLITPYEVIDYNFPFCIKN from the coding sequence ATGAAAAGATTGACAGTACCCCGATTTTTTATAACAGTTTTAATGGTTTTAGTAGGATTTACTTTATCCTCTTGTAATGATAATGATGGTCCGGACATACCTCCTGTAAAAATGGAAGACTTAAAAGGAAACTACAAAGGTAAGCTGGTTATTGTGCAGGGAAATAGCAAAAGAGAAGGAATAAAAGAATTTAAAGTAAAAAAAGATACAATCTCGTTTGCTGAATTTCCAATAGAAGAAATTGTAAAAACTGTGGTGAAAAATCCTGCAAAAGCAGAAACCGCATTGAAATCAATGGGAAAAGTGAAGTATGACCTTAAGTATGCTGCAGTAATTAATACTGCGAATAATGTGATAGAACTTACATTTGCTCCTAAGGCTATGGAACTTCAGATCCCTGTAGACGGAGTGAATAAAAAGACCGTTGTAGAATTTGTAGCGAAACAAAAAGGATATTATGTAGGATTGGACCAGACACTGAGGTATGCTGTAACAGCAGAAAAAATTACAGTAGATGGTACATTGATTACCCCTTATGAGGTGATTGATTATAATTTTCCATTCTGTATAAAAAATTAA
- a CDS encoding T9SS type A sorting domain-containing protein, with product MKTKLIFLVFLLFSILDIKAQCTPTITSPRLGQKYPGTILFCDVEDEIISTTQTYGSYQWYKQEWTWQTPNNNPWVAIQGATSQQLTVSGNDQLNYFKVVVTDGDCTAESPAVFADGFVYGLPAMMTTYTPGTYQENMGIVNVCNGASVQFDNIFPVVYGKHTWFRCVPSSNPALPGDPCIIPGVIGDTYVATSSGKYGFYACTEYCPDQCQMLDPFAFVEVNFGNWDFCTNLGTGEVKTKDNNLKIYPNPTAQHLYIGKESDKIYKEVTIIDMSGKLVLKKNDHRYNQAIDVSQLVSGNYIIVSKSADGKEYKNRFIKK from the coding sequence ATGAAAACAAAACTAATTTTTTTAGTGTTTTTACTATTCAGCATTCTGGATATAAAAGCACAGTGTACCCCTACCATTACCAGTCCGAGACTTGGACAGAAATATCCGGGAACAATTTTGTTCTGTGATGTGGAAGATGAAATAATTTCTACTACACAGACCTATGGAAGCTATCAGTGGTACAAACAGGAATGGACCTGGCAGACACCCAACAACAACCCTTGGGTGGCCATTCAGGGAGCTACATCGCAGCAGTTAACCGTTAGCGGTAATGACCAGCTGAATTATTTTAAAGTAGTCGTTACAGATGGGGATTGTACAGCAGAAAGCCCGGCAGTATTTGCTGATGGATTTGTATATGGTCTTCCGGCTATGATGACAACTTATACTCCCGGAACCTATCAGGAAAATATGGGAATCGTGAATGTATGTAATGGAGCATCTGTACAATTTGATAATATATTTCCTGTTGTATATGGCAAACATACCTGGTTCAGATGTGTACCAAGCAGTAATCCTGCGTTGCCGGGAGATCCCTGCATCATTCCTGGAGTGATAGGAGATACATATGTTGCGACAAGTTCCGGAAAATATGGCTTTTATGCCTGTACAGAATATTGCCCGGATCAATGCCAGATGCTGGATCCGTTTGCCTTTGTGGAAGTGAATTTCGGAAATTGGGATTTCTGTACCAATCTGGGAACGGGAGAGGTGAAGACTAAAGATAATAATCTGAAAATCTATCCCAATCCTACAGCGCAGCATCTTTATATCGGAAAAGAATCGGATAAAATCTATAAGGAAGTTACCATTATAGACATGTCCGGAAAACTTGTTCTAAAGAAAAATGACCACAGGTATAATCAGGCGATTGATGTAAGTCAGCTCGTGTCAGGAAACTATATCATTGTTTCTAAAAGCGCAGATGGAAAAGAATATAAAAATAGATTTATAAAGAAATAA